In one Streptomyces sp. NBC_01288 genomic region, the following are encoded:
- a CDS encoding carbohydrate ABC transporter permease, whose amino-acid sequence MTTALRRYPVLIALCLAALFMVVPFLIVVVNAVKSPAEYSEHGPLSLPKGLYLDGLKDFWQRVDYGQKLFNSALISGSVALLAAALSVLNAYAIGIGRIKGRTWVLAFFVLANMLPQEALVYPIYYLSKQVGLYDTRLSVIIVFTVIQAAFGTYLLSSVLGQFPREILEAARIDGANKWQVLWRIVVPVSRPTIGVLLVFFFIWTWNEFLLPLVMLISNDNQTVSVALGVLQGQRLMDATMTNAAALLGVLPAIVFFLVFQRTLTRGIAVGAVK is encoded by the coding sequence ATGACGACCGCCCTGCGCCGCTACCCCGTACTGATCGCCCTGTGCCTCGCGGCCCTCTTCATGGTCGTGCCGTTCCTGATCGTCGTGGTCAACGCCGTGAAGTCACCGGCCGAGTACTCCGAACACGGCCCGCTCAGCCTCCCCAAGGGCCTCTACCTGGACGGCCTCAAGGACTTCTGGCAGCGCGTCGACTATGGCCAGAAACTCTTCAACTCGGCTTTGATCAGCGGCTCGGTGGCCCTCCTCGCCGCCGCGCTCTCCGTCCTCAACGCGTACGCGATCGGCATCGGCCGTATCAAGGGCCGTACTTGGGTCCTGGCGTTCTTCGTCCTCGCCAACATGCTGCCGCAGGAGGCGCTGGTCTACCCGATCTACTACCTGAGCAAGCAAGTCGGCCTCTACGACACGAGGTTGAGCGTCATCATCGTCTTCACGGTGATCCAGGCGGCGTTCGGCACGTATCTCCTCTCCTCCGTGCTCGGCCAGTTCCCCCGCGAGATCCTCGAAGCGGCCCGGATCGACGGCGCCAACAAGTGGCAGGTGCTGTGGCGGATCGTGGTCCCGGTCAGCCGCCCCACGATCGGCGTCCTGCTGGTCTTCTTCTTCATCTGGACCTGGAACGAGTTCCTGCTCCCCCTCGTCATGCTGATCTCCAACGACAACCAGACCGTGTCGGTGGCCCTCGGCGTCCTCCAGGGCCAGCGCCTGATGGACGCCACGATGACCAACGCGGCTGCCCTGCTCGGTGTGTTGCCCGCCATCGTCTTCTTCCTCGTCTTCCAGCGGACCCTCACACGCGGCATCGCCGTGGGTGCCGTCAAGTAG
- a CDS encoding LacI family DNA-binding transcriptional regulator yields the protein MVKITDVARHAGVSPSTVSYALSGKRPISEETRLRVEASIRELGYRPHAGARALASSRSNVLALVIPLRTGIHVPVVMQFAVSVVTTARRHDHDVLLLTQEEGEEGLRRVADTALVDAMIVMDVQLDDPRLPLLRSLDRPSVMIGFPAEADGLTCIDLDFKAAGELCVERLAGLGHRVVALVGSPPEVYIRGTAFAQRVVQGFTAAADRNRLASSVHPCEAAPGAAAAVAEQLLRKQPALTGVVVHNEPLLEPLIDAFEQLGLRVPGDLSITAICPDELAESVRVPVTSVALPTAELGARAVELLMQKLGGKTVPDATFLSPRLTERASTAPRNAP from the coding sequence ATGGTGAAGATCACGGATGTGGCCCGGCACGCCGGCGTCTCCCCCAGCACCGTGTCGTACGCCCTGAGCGGCAAGCGCCCGATCTCCGAGGAGACCCGGCTGCGCGTCGAGGCGTCCATCCGCGAGCTGGGCTACCGCCCGCACGCCGGCGCCCGCGCCCTGGCCAGCAGCCGGTCCAATGTCCTCGCCCTGGTGATCCCCTTACGGACCGGCATCCACGTCCCGGTCGTCATGCAGTTCGCGGTCTCCGTGGTGACCACCGCCCGCCGCCACGACCACGACGTGCTGCTGCTCACCCAGGAGGAGGGCGAGGAGGGACTGCGACGGGTCGCGGACACGGCACTCGTCGACGCGATGATCGTGATGGACGTACAACTCGACGACCCCCGACTGCCGTTGCTCCGTTCCCTGGACCGGCCGTCCGTGATGATCGGCTTCCCCGCCGAGGCGGACGGGCTGACCTGTATCGACCTCGACTTCAAGGCGGCCGGTGAACTGTGCGTGGAACGCCTCGCGGGCCTCGGCCACCGGGTCGTCGCCCTCGTCGGCTCACCGCCCGAGGTGTACATCCGCGGAACCGCCTTCGCCCAGCGGGTCGTTCAGGGCTTCACGGCCGCCGCCGACCGCAACCGGCTCGCCTCCTCCGTCCACCCCTGCGAGGCGGCACCGGGCGCCGCGGCCGCCGTAGCGGAGCAACTACTGCGTAAGCAGCCCGCGTTGACCGGAGTCGTCGTCCACAACGAACCCCTCCTGGAACCCCTCATCGACGCCTTCGAGCAGCTCGGACTGCGCGTCCCCGGCGACCTGTCGATCACCGCGATCTGCCCCGACGAACTCGCCGAGTCCGTACGGGTCCCGGTCACGTCGGTGGCGCTGCCGACCGCCGAACTGGGCGCGCGGGCCGTCGAGTTGCTGATGCAGAAGCTGGGCGGCAAGACCGTGCCCGACGCGACGTTCCTGTCCCCCCGGCTGACGGAGCGCGCGAGCACGGCACCGCGCAACGCGCCCTGA
- the smpB gene encoding SsrA-binding protein SmpB — protein MYVPKESQPKQGGGAAAGKARDGEKGGKRKIVAQNKKARHDYAIIDTYEAGIVLSGTEVKSLREGRTSLTDGFVQIDGGEAWLHNAHIPEYHQGTWTNHSVRRKRKLLLHREEIDKLESKLQETGHTIVPLALYFSNGRAKAEIALARGKKEYDKRQTLREKQDRRESDRAIAAAKRKQRGE, from the coding sequence ATGTACGTACCCAAGGAGTCCCAGCCCAAGCAGGGCGGCGGGGCTGCCGCCGGCAAGGCCAGGGACGGCGAGAAGGGCGGCAAGCGCAAGATCGTCGCCCAGAACAAGAAGGCCCGGCACGACTACGCGATCATCGACACCTACGAGGCCGGGATCGTCCTCTCCGGCACCGAGGTCAAGTCGCTGCGTGAGGGCCGGACCTCGCTGACCGACGGCTTCGTCCAGATCGACGGGGGCGAGGCGTGGCTGCACAACGCCCACATCCCCGAGTACCACCAGGGCACCTGGACCAACCACTCCGTGCGCCGCAAGCGCAAGCTGCTGCTGCACCGAGAGGAGATCGACAAGCTGGAGTCCAAGCTCCAGGAGACGGGTCACACGATCGTGCCCCTCGCCCTGTACTTCAGCAACGGCCGGGCCAAGGCCGAGATCGCCCTCGCCCGAGGCAAGAAGGAGTACGACAAGCGGCAGACCCTGCGCGAGAAGCAGGACCGTCGTGAGTCGGACCGCGCGATCGCGGCGGCGAAGCGGAAGCAGCGCGGCGAGTAG
- a CDS encoding carbohydrate ABC transporter permease: MTVTVEKGARATRKNRHPGPRNPRSPHPRNSYALFLLPGALAALAVIVIPFLMNTAVSFTSWQGVGDPKWTGLANYRDLLGDSEFWASFRHSLFMVVAMAAVPTLVGLVLAAALFDYIAKHFGTRIAAILRACFYLPQVLPIAVAGIVWSWILAPDNGSLNALLKAVGLGSWQQDWLGDPDIALYSVMGVMVWVQLGFPLVVFMAGLQRVDPQLYEAAELDGAGWWRRFWHITLPQIRPEIYVVLTWCTIAALKVFGAVYVLTKGGPGGATDVPSYFSFTTFFEKTQVGYGAAISTVLTVIILVLSLAFLKLQTRAEDAEEGART; encoded by the coding sequence ATGACGGTCACCGTCGAGAAGGGCGCGCGGGCCACCCGCAAGAACCGGCACCCCGGCCCGCGCAACCCTCGTAGCCCCCACCCCCGCAACTCCTACGCCCTCTTCCTCCTCCCCGGCGCCCTCGCCGCCCTCGCCGTGATCGTCATCCCCTTCCTGATGAACACGGCCGTGAGCTTCACGAGTTGGCAGGGCGTGGGCGACCCCAAGTGGACCGGCCTCGCCAACTACCGTGACCTGCTGGGCGATTCGGAGTTCTGGGCGTCCTTCCGCCACAGCCTGTTCATGGTCGTGGCCATGGCAGCCGTACCGACACTGGTCGGACTCGTCCTGGCCGCCGCCCTGTTCGACTACATAGCCAAACACTTCGGCACCCGCATCGCCGCGATCCTCCGCGCCTGCTTCTACCTCCCCCAGGTGCTCCCGATCGCGGTCGCCGGCATCGTCTGGAGCTGGATCCTCGCCCCCGACAACGGCTCCCTCAACGCCCTGTTGAAAGCAGTCGGGTTGGGCTCCTGGCAGCAGGACTGGCTGGGCGACCCGGACATCGCGCTCTACAGCGTCATGGGCGTCATGGTCTGGGTCCAACTCGGCTTCCCGCTCGTGGTGTTCATGGCCGGCCTGCAACGTGTGGACCCCCAGCTCTACGAGGCGGCCGAGCTGGACGGCGCGGGCTGGTGGCGCCGCTTCTGGCACATCACGCTGCCGCAGATCCGCCCGGAGATATACGTCGTCCTCACCTGGTGCACGATCGCCGCGCTCAAGGTGTTCGGCGCGGTGTACGTCCTCACGAAGGGCGGCCCGGGCGGCGCGACCGATGTCCCGTCCTACTTCTCCTTCACCACGTTCTTCGAGAAGACCCAGGTCGGCTACGGAGCCGCGATATCAACGGTGTTGACGGTGATCATCCTGGTGCTCTCCCTCGCCTTCCTGAAACTCCAGACCCGCGCGGAGGACGCCGAGGAAGGGGCCCGCACATGA
- a CDS encoding glycoside hydrolase family 3 C-terminal domain-containing protein: MRGKRRRHSTRRLRTTLVVAFALVAALGATVPATADTPYPFRDPTLPVSKRVDDLLARLALDEKISLLHQYEPAIPRLGIQSFRTGTEALHGVAWLGRATVFPQAIGLASTWDPALMEQVGSAVGDEARGFQQQRPDGWGLNLWAPVVNLLRDPRWGRNEEGYSEDPQLTGALATAYGEGLTGGDPNHLKTAPTLKHYLAYDNEVDRATTSSDLRPRVEKEYDEAAFKPAIEANAATGVMTSYNLVNGRPNTVNPDLNDVVRKWTDQSLLNVTDAFAPGNLVTPQQYYPSITEGDAAALKAGIDSFTDNSADPGPTTTAINSALQQGLLKPSDIDAAASHILSVRVRLGEFDPGGGKYGSIDASVINSPAHQQLARKAAAEGTVLLKNNGALPLRSSGSGPAKNVAVVGPLADTLYTDWYSGTLPYAVTPAQGISSKLGTAVSTSEGVDRIALRDTATGKYVTAGTGDTGAPLQETTNTPTTAAQFDAFDWGSGIVTLRSAANGKYVGYNWSNFVNDQTQPNGWYVQQQFKLEQRDDGTYLLKYAGYETSESWWSSLLYLGPTDANGTLGLVPEDQAAHYAKDVVRSGVADAVAAVKGKDTAVVVVGSMPSINGREAHDRTDMALAPTQESLVKAVHAANPKTVVVVENSYPTTLGALQKEVPALLWTSHAGQETGNALADVLYGDVNPSGRLTQTWYRSESDLPSILDYDIIKSDRTYEYFQGTPLYPFGYGLSYTTFRYGALKPVAGGYEVPVTNTGTRAGDEVVQLYTHQRTSRDKEPLKQLKAFQRVSLKPGQTKTVRLKIQQKDLAHWDVTRSKWAVESGTYDVMAGASSADIRARTTWRVHGETIPPRNLSRTTRAENFDDYSGIHLVDESKASGTAVGAAADGAWLKFADTQLGAGVKKFTARIAGTSPGTIEVRLGSPTGSLVGTAHADGTASSYDYETVTADLSGAAKGRTDVYLVLSNGLRMAAFTVR; the protein is encoded by the coding sequence ATGAGAGGCAAGAGAAGAAGACACAGCACGAGAAGACTCAGAACCACGCTCGTCGTCGCCTTCGCCCTGGTCGCCGCCCTGGGAGCGACGGTCCCGGCGACGGCCGACACCCCGTACCCCTTCCGCGACCCAACTCTCCCGGTGAGCAAGCGCGTTGACGACCTCCTCGCCCGTCTGGCCCTCGACGAGAAGATCTCCCTCCTCCACCAGTACGAACCCGCGATCCCGCGCCTCGGCATCCAGTCCTTCCGCACCGGCACCGAGGCCCTGCACGGCGTCGCCTGGCTCGGCAGGGCCACCGTCTTCCCACAGGCCATCGGACTCGCCTCGACCTGGGACCCGGCGCTGATGGAGCAGGTCGGCTCGGCGGTCGGCGACGAGGCGCGCGGCTTCCAGCAACAGCGCCCGGACGGCTGGGGGTTGAACCTCTGGGCCCCGGTGGTCAACCTCCTCCGCGACCCGCGCTGGGGCCGCAACGAGGAGGGCTACAGCGAGGACCCGCAACTCACCGGCGCCCTGGCGACGGCCTACGGCGAGGGCCTGACCGGCGGCGACCCGAACCACCTCAAGACGGCCCCCACCCTCAAGCACTACCTCGCCTACGACAACGAGGTAGACCGCGCGACCACGTCCTCCGATCTCCGCCCCCGGGTGGAGAAGGAGTACGACGAGGCCGCCTTCAAACCGGCGATAGAGGCGAACGCGGCGACCGGCGTGATGACGTCGTACAACCTGGTCAACGGCCGCCCCAACACCGTGAATCCGGACCTGAACGACGTCGTACGGAAATGGACCGACCAGTCCCTGCTGAACGTCACAGACGCCTTCGCCCCCGGCAACCTCGTCACCCCGCAGCAGTACTACCCCAGCATCACGGAGGGCGACGCGGCCGCGTTGAAGGCCGGCATAGACAGCTTCACGGACAACAGCGCCGACCCCGGCCCGACGACGACGGCCATCAACTCAGCCCTCCAGCAAGGCCTGTTGAAGCCCTCGGACATCGACGCGGCCGCCTCCCACATCCTCTCCGTCCGCGTCCGACTCGGTGAATTCGACCCGGGCGGCGGCAAATACGGCTCGATCGACGCGTCGGTCATCAACAGCCCGGCCCATCAGCAGCTGGCGCGCAAGGCGGCGGCCGAGGGGACTGTGCTGCTGAAGAACAACGGGGCGCTGCCACTGAGGAGTTCGGGCTCGGGTCCGGCGAAGAACGTCGCCGTGGTCGGCCCGCTCGCCGACACCCTCTACACCGACTGGTACTCGGGCACACTCCCCTACGCCGTCACCCCGGCGCAGGGCATCTCCTCAAAACTCGGCACCGCGGTGTCCACCAGCGAGGGCGTGGACCGCATCGCCCTGCGCGACACGGCAACCGGCAAGTACGTCACGGCTGGCACAGGCGACACCGGCGCCCCCTTGCAGGAGACCACCAACACCCCCACAACAGCGGCCCAGTTCGACGCCTTCGACTGGGGCTCCGGCATCGTCACCCTGCGCTCGGCCGCCAACGGCAAATACGTCGGCTACAACTGGTCGAACTTCGTCAACGACCAGACACAGCCCAATGGTTGGTACGTCCAGCAGCAGTTCAAGCTGGAACAGCGGGACGACGGAACGTACTTGCTGAAGTACGCGGGCTACGAGACGTCGGAGTCCTGGTGGTCGAGCCTCCTCTACCTCGGCCCGACCGACGCGAACGGCACCCTGGGCCTGGTCCCCGAGGACCAGGCCGCGCACTACGCGAAGGACGTGGTCCGCAGCGGAGTCGCCGACGCGGTGGCGGCGGTCAAGGGCAAGGACACGGCGGTCGTGGTCGTCGGCTCCATGCCGTCGATCAACGGCCGCGAGGCCCACGACCGCACCGACATGGCTCTGGCCCCGACCCAGGAGTCCCTGGTCAAGGCGGTCCACGCGGCCAACCCGAAGACGGTGGTGGTGGTCGAGAACAGCTACCCCACCACGCTGGGCGCGTTGCAGAAGGAAGTCCCGGCCCTCCTCTGGACCTCCCACGCGGGCCAGGAGACGGGCAACGCCCTGGCCGACGTCCTCTACGGCGACGTCAACCCGTCCGGCCGCCTCACCCAGACCTGGTACCGCTCGGAGTCGGACCTCCCGTCGATCCTCGACTACGACATCATCAAGTCCGACCGCACGTACGAGTACTTCCAGGGCACCCCGCTCTACCCCTTCGGCTACGGCCTCTCGTACACGACCTTCCGCTACGGCGCCCTGAAGCCCGTCGCCGGCGGCTACGAGGTCCCGGTGACCAACACGGGAACGCGGGCGGGAGACGAGGTCGTACAGCTCTACACACACCAGCGAACGTCCCGCGACAAAGAACCCCTGAAGCAATTGAAAGCCTTCCAACGGGTTTCATTGAAACCGGGCCAGACAAAAACAGTCCGCCTGAAAATCCAGCAGAAGGACCTCGCGCACTGGGACGTCACCCGCTCGAAATGGGCGGTGGAAAGCGGCACGTACGACGTCATGGCGGGGGCGTCATCGGCGGACATCCGCGCCCGTACGACCTGGCGCGTCCACGGGGAGACCATTCCACCCCGGAACCTGTCCCGAACCACCCGCGCCGAGAACTTCGACGACTACTCCGGCATTCACCTCGTGGACGAGTCGAAGGCGAGCGGAACGGCGGTGGGTGCGGCTGCGGACGGGGCGTGGCTGAAGTTCGCGGATACGCAATTGGGCGCGGGGGTAAAGAAGTTCACGGCTCGCATCGCCGGAACGTCCCCCGGCACGATCGAGGTCCGGCTCGGCTCTCCGACCGGCAGCCTTGTCGGTACGGCACACGCGGACGGAACGGCGTCGTCGTACGACTATGAGACGGTGACCGCCGACCTGTCAGGTGCGGCGAAGGGTCGTACGGACGTGTATCTGGTCTTGAGCAATGGGTTGCGAATGGCGGCCTTCACTGTCCGGTGA
- a CDS encoding ABC transporter substrate-binding protein, with product MLTTPRRATTAALILTGSLLLTSCGGSDTNSSDSKTLKLWHYEGPDSAMGVAWNEAIKEFEAQHPGVKVKFEEKGFEQIQKTAPMVLNSSDAPDIMEYNKGNATAGLLSKQGLLTDLTAEATKRGWDKKIPASVGTTDVYNTDGVMGSGKWYGVTDYGEYTMVYYNKALFKKYKIAEPKTFDELTTALGEFKAKGITPLANAGAEYVAQQYLYQLALSKADRAWVDKYELYKGKTDFHDPAWTYAATTFADWVKKGYIAKTSSSTKAEDAGVSWIQGKAPILFSGSWWYGRFQTEAKFDWDTTLWPGSNLTLGSGGNIWVVPKGAKNKQLAYDFIDITLSKKIQNLMGNKGGIPVAADTSAITDPKSKELIANFNTVSARDGLAFYPDWPVPGFYDVLVSETQKLITNSEKPDAYLSNLQKAYDKGVPST from the coding sequence ATGCTGACGACACCACGGCGAGCAACGACAGCCGCACTGATCCTCACCGGATCCCTGCTCCTCACCTCCTGCGGCGGCTCCGACACCAACTCCTCGGACAGCAAAACCCTCAAGCTCTGGCACTACGAGGGCCCCGACAGCGCGATGGGCGTCGCCTGGAACGAGGCCATCAAGGAGTTCGAGGCCCAACACCCGGGCGTCAAGGTCAAGTTCGAGGAAAAGGGCTTCGAGCAGATCCAGAAGACGGCCCCCATGGTCCTCAACTCCTCGGACGCGCCAGACATCATGGAGTACAACAAGGGCAACGCGACGGCAGGCCTGCTCTCGAAACAAGGCCTGCTCACAGACCTCACCGCCGAGGCGACGAAGCGCGGCTGGGACAAGAAGATCCCGGCGAGCGTAGGCACGACAGACGTCTACAACACCGACGGAGTGATGGGCTCCGGCAAGTGGTACGGCGTCACCGACTACGGCGAGTACACGATGGTCTACTACAACAAGGCCCTCTTCAAGAAGTACAAGATCGCCGAGCCGAAGACGTTCGACGAACTGACCACCGCCTTGGGCGAGTTCAAGGCGAAGGGCATCACCCCCCTCGCCAACGCCGGCGCCGAGTACGTGGCCCAGCAGTACCTCTACCAACTGGCTCTCTCGAAGGCCGACCGCGCCTGGGTCGACAAGTACGAGCTGTACAAGGGCAAGACGGACTTCCACGACCCGGCCTGGACCTACGCGGCGACGACCTTCGCCGACTGGGTGAAGAAGGGCTACATCGCCAAGACCTCCAGCTCCACCAAGGCCGAGGACGCCGGAGTCTCCTGGATCCAGGGCAAGGCCCCGATCCTCTTCTCCGGCAGCTGGTGGTACGGCCGCTTCCAGACGGAGGCCAAGTTCGACTGGGACACGACGCTTTGGCCCGGCTCGAACCTCACCCTCGGCTCCGGCGGCAACATCTGGGTCGTCCCCAAGGGCGCCAAGAACAAGCAACTCGCCTACGACTTCATCGACATCACCCTGTCGAAGAAGATCCAGAACCTGATGGGCAACAAGGGCGGCATCCCGGTCGCGGCCGACACCTCCGCGATCACCGACCCCAAGTCCAAGGAACTCATCGCCAACTTCAACACCGTCTCCGCCCGTGACGGCCTGGCCTTCTACCCGGACTGGCCGGTCCCCGGCTTCTACGACGTCCTCGTCTCCGAGACCCAGAAGCTGATCACGAACAGCGAGAAGCCCGACGCCTATCTCAGCAACCTCCAGAAGGCGTACGACAAGGGCGTCCCGTCGACATGA
- the yicI gene encoding alpha-xylosidase, whose product MKFTDGYWLLREGVTAAHPVEVLDVTAPDGALEIHAPTMPIRHRGDLLKGPVVTISAHAPMPDIIGVTFTHFEGEQPRGPQFDVRKEEFAVHTSYDDEHATLTSGALSVKVARTGPWHVDFLAHGRTLTSSGPKGMGIMRDATGAHYLREQLGLQVGTSVYGLGERFGPLVKNGQVVDMWNADGGTATEQAYKNIPFYLTDAGYGVFVNHPGKVSFEVGSEAVSRVQFSVESQQLTYYVIYGPTPKDILRKYSALTGRPALPPAWSFGLWLSTSFTTSYDEETVTSFIEGMRERELPLSVFHFDCFWMREFNWCDFQWDPRVFPDPEGMLTRLKAKGLHISVWINPYIAQRSPLFAEGKALGHLLRRPDGSVWQWDLWQPGMALVDFTSPAARDWYAGKLEALLAQGVDCFKTDFGERVPVDVAYADGADPERMHNYYTYLYNRTVFDVLRKHRGEGEAVVFARSATTGSQKYPVHWGGDCEATYESMAESLRGGLSLGLSGFGYWSHDIGGFEGTPTPALFKRWLAFGLLSSHSRLHGSSSYRVPWLFDEESVDVLRQFTRLKLSLMPYLYETARTASAEGVPMMRAMVLEFPDDPGCAHLERQYMLGPDLLVAPVFSDDGDVSYYVPEGTWTHYLTGRTVTGPRWVREKHGFDSVPLLVRPGAVLPVGAVSDRPDYDYTDGVTLRAYDLGRGAQVTVPVGEVTFTVVREGDTLRASCSDPSISWALAAGSRSKSGSGFLTLELG is encoded by the coding sequence ATGAAGTTCACCGACGGCTACTGGCTGCTGCGCGAGGGCGTCACCGCCGCCCACCCGGTCGAGGTCCTCGATGTCACCGCTCCGGACGGGGCGTTGGAGATCCACGCGCCGACCATGCCGATCCGCCACCGCGGCGACCTGTTGAAGGGACCGGTCGTGACGATCAGCGCCCACGCCCCGATGCCCGACATCATCGGCGTCACCTTCACCCACTTCGAGGGGGAACAGCCGCGCGGCCCCCAATTCGACGTGCGGAAGGAGGAGTTTGCCGTACACACCTCCTACGACGACGAGCACGCGACCCTCACCTCCGGCGCGCTCTCGGTCAAGGTGGCCCGTACCGGCCCCTGGCACGTCGACTTCCTCGCCCACGGCCGCACCCTCACGAGCAGCGGCCCCAAGGGCATGGGCATCATGCGCGACGCGACCGGCGCCCACTACCTCCGCGAGCAGCTCGGACTCCAAGTGGGCACCTCCGTCTACGGACTTGGCGAACGCTTCGGCCCGCTCGTCAAGAACGGCCAGGTCGTCGACATGTGGAACGCCGACGGCGGCACCGCCACCGAACAGGCCTACAAGAACATCCCCTTCTACCTGACCGACGCGGGCTACGGCGTCTTCGTCAACCACCCCGGAAAGGTGTCCTTCGAGGTCGGCTCGGAGGCGGTCTCCCGGGTCCAATTCAGCGTGGAGAGCCAGCAGTTGACGTACTACGTCATTTACGGCCCCACCCCCAAGGACATCCTCCGCAAGTACTCCGCCCTCACCGGCCGCCCGGCACTCCCGCCCGCCTGGTCGTTCGGACTGTGGCTGTCGACGTCCTTCACCACCTCCTACGACGAGGAGACGGTGACGTCGTTCATCGAGGGCATGCGGGAGCGCGAACTCCCGCTCTCCGTCTTCCACTTCGACTGTTTCTGGATGCGCGAGTTCAACTGGTGCGACTTCCAGTGGGACCCGAGGGTCTTCCCCGACCCGGAGGGCATGCTCACCCGGCTCAAGGCCAAAGGCCTCCACATCAGCGTCTGGATCAACCCGTACATCGCCCAGCGCTCCCCACTCTTCGCCGAGGGCAAGGCACTCGGTCACCTCCTCCGCCGACCGGACGGCAGCGTCTGGCAGTGGGACCTGTGGCAACCCGGCATGGCCCTGGTCGACTTCACCAGCCCGGCCGCCCGCGACTGGTACGCCGGAAAGCTGGAGGCGCTCCTCGCGCAGGGCGTCGACTGCTTCAAGACCGACTTCGGCGAGCGCGTCCCCGTCGATGTGGCCTACGCGGACGGCGCCGACCCCGAGCGGATGCACAACTACTACACCTACCTCTACAACCGCACCGTCTTCGACGTCCTGCGCAAACACCGGGGCGAGGGAGAGGCGGTCGTCTTCGCCCGCTCGGCCACAACCGGCAGCCAGAAGTACCCCGTTCACTGGGGCGGCGACTGCGAGGCGACGTACGAGTCGATGGCCGAGTCGCTGCGCGGCGGCCTCTCGCTCGGCCTCTCCGGCTTCGGCTACTGGAGCCACGACATCGGCGGCTTCGAGGGCACCCCGACCCCCGCCCTCTTCAAACGGTGGCTGGCCTTCGGCCTGTTGTCCTCCCACAGCCGCCTGCACGGCAGCTCGTCGTACCGCGTCCCGTGGCTCTTCGACGAGGAATCCGTGGACGTACTACGGCAGTTCACCCGCCTGAAACTGAGCCTCATGCCGTACCTCTACGAGACCGCGCGCACCGCCTCCGCCGAGGGCGTGCCGATGATGCGGGCGATGGTCCTGGAGTTCCCGGACGACCCCGGGTGCGCGCACCTGGAACGGCAGTACATGCTCGGCCCGGACCTGCTGGTCGCGCCGGTGTTCAGCGACGACGGGGACGTCTCGTACTACGTCCCCGAGGGCACCTGGACCCACTACCTCACCGGCCGGACGGTCACCGGACCGCGCTGGGTGCGCGAGAAGCACGGCTTCGACAGCGTGCCGCTCCTGGTCCGGCCCGGCGCGGTGCTCCCGGTCGGCGCGGTGTCCGACCGGCCCGACTACGACTACACGGACGGCGTCACCCTGCGGGCGTACGACCTGGGACGGGGCGCGCAGGTGACCGTGCCGGTCGGCGAGGTGACCTTCACCGTCGTACGGGAAGGGGACACGCTCCGGGCATCTTGCAGCGATCCGTCCATCTCGTGGGCGCTGGCCGCCGGTTCGCGGTCGAAGTCGGGCAGCGGGTTCCTGACCCTGGAGCTGGGCTGA